aaaatttaaaaattcaattactcTTTTCCCTTCCAGATTGCAGATCTTGGCTTATCAAAATGGCGCATGATGTCCCTCTCACAATCACGAAGTAGTAAATCTGCACCAGAAGGAGGGACAATTATCTATATGCCACCTGAAAACTATGAACCTGGACAAAAATCAAGGGCTACTATCAAGCATGATATATACAGGTACAGCATGTTACTTTTGCTCAGAGTTAACCTTGTCTAAAAAACAAGATTAATCAATCCGAATTTTgaagttacattttaaaagtatgattTTTATGCTTCTCTCATAAGTGTGGTGAAAATAAATTAGAGACAGTGGTTAATGTTTTTCATATTAAAGATGCCTTgctttgggagttccctggtggcctagtggttaggatcccggttttcactgccgtggcccaggttcagtccctggtcagggaactgagatcccacaagctgtgtggtgcagccaaaaaaaaaaattaaaaattaaaaatgtgaaaataaagatgccttacttttttttttaatatttatttacttatttatttggttgcggcggtgggctccttagttgcagcacatgggctcctgggttgcagcatgcaggctcctcAGTTGCagaatgcatgtgggatctggttctctgaccagggatcaaacccgtaccccctgcattgggagcatggagtcttaaccactgcgccaccagggaagtcctgatgccTCGCCTTAAGCTACTTTTACatccttaaaaattattaaagcatATCTTGTTGTCCTATCAATTTATAATAttcaagggtttttatcatatgtGACCTTGATAGGGGGAGGGAAACAGTGCAGTTAACATTTAACACTACCAAAAGAGACAGTACTTACACCAGAAAAATAGTCAATAGAATAGGGCTACATGAGACAGCCTTTTTTATTGCTCTTTATTTTGTGTGAATAATAGAATCATGTAATTAAAGGGCATAGCTTATCTAGGTGTTAAAGAATCATCCACAAGTTATCCTTGCCTATAACTTCAAGTTCTTATTACAgtaatttcctaatttttcaaaTTGAATTAATTCCCtttcaaaacaaaactgtatATGAATATTCATCATCTTGGTTCTATATAGTGATTCTTTAAGCAGCATTTCACtacattattactttaaaaaatggtatctcaCAGTCAGCTTTTAAAATCAGTACCATTTTAGTTTATTATGAGTAGTTTATAAAGtactatatgtatatttttatcttaaacagCTATGCAGTTATCACATGGGAAGTCTTATCTAGAAAACAGCCTTTTGAAGGTAAGTGTACTTTGACTTCCTTATTCTAGGTGACATCATATTGGTAAGTCATACTCAGAACTATCTGAATAAAGATCACTTATTTTAAATCTGCCTAACAGTCATTTTGTGGAAAACACACTAGAAAAACAACAATTTGTCATTGTGAATCCACTGTATGATGGAAAGTACTGGATTAAGGATCAGAAAAATGTGTAGATTCTTCTTGTTCTGATAGTAATTAACTCTATTATAAGCCACTAAATCTCTtaagtcctcatttttttttatctgcAAAATAAGAATTTTGAATTCTTATTTCTAAGATTCATTCCAGCTATAAAATCGTTTGTATGAAAATTTAACTAGTGCTTCTTCTAAAGACCAGCAAATACTgaagaatacttttaaaattttctgataatattgtctctttctttattttgagGTTCATTTAGGTCAGTTTGCTGTGTAACAACCTCAGAATCTCAGTAGTTTacaaactaaatatttatttttcattcacgtTGGGTTATTAGTTGCTATGGCCCTTCTTGGCTCTGCTAGGTTCTGCTCAGCTCTGCTGAGCTCTGTTTTACTCTGCTCTCTTCATACTCCATTGGCCAAATCAaatcacatggccaagcccagaaTTAAAGAGGTAAAGATATAAACTCCTCCCACGAGAGGCAGCAAGTCTGGCAATAGCTGGGATCTAAATATTCCTTTGACAGAAAGGGAAGTAATGAATTATTCCTAAGATTTTAAGATTCCCTCATGTTCATTTGGTTGGCTTTAGaatgtatttaatatattaaatcataatatatttctaatgaatgaaatatatttgttttgaCAGAAGTCACCAATCCTTTGCAGATTATGTATAGTGTGTCACAAGGACATCGACCTGACACTAATGAAGAAAGTTTGCCATTTGATATACCTCATCGAGCACTTATGATCTCTCTAATAGAAAGTGGATGGGCACAAAATCCAGATAAAAGACCGTCTTTCTTAAGTTAGTGTACAGTTTTAATCTGGGCCTTTTGaattacaaaaataacaaatacactgtaaataaaatattccttgAACAACTACAAAAGTTAGCTGACAagctcaaagttttttttttctaattcaaagttgtttttattttatgagatGAGATTGAAGTGGTAAGGAGAGGCTGTTGACTATCATCATAAAAAGGTTAGAAATTTATTCCAAGTACAATGGAAAGCCATTAAAGTGAGTTTTTCAGGGAAATAACATGATTAAATTTAAGTTTAGGAGATATCAttcactgctatgtataaaattgattggAGAAGGGCAAGAGTAGAATTTCCAGACCAATCCTGGAGATCGAAAAATCAGATAGAATTAAGATTTATTTCAGAAGTAGAATGAATCATCACCTAAATgtaaacatagaagaaaatcttcatgatcttgggtTAAGCAAAGAGCTCTTATATATGACATCAGAAACAAGacctattaaaaaaattctttgataattgaacttcaaaaaaattgaaaaattttacaCTTCAGAAGATgctatagaaaatgaaaagacaagctgtaGACTGGGAATCTTCTTtccaactaaaaaaagaaaaccaaatatattttccattcaaAACTTATGTCTAGTGCTCATCagcattgtatttaaaaaaaatcaaaagttgcTATAATAATGGATTAACATCTTATCTCTTATCTCCCAGAACCATgtaatagggtgtgtgtgtgtgtgtgtgtgtgtgtgtgtgtgtatgtgtatatatatgtacatatatgtgtgtatgtattggcttggccaaaaagtttgtttggctTCTTCTATAAGATCTTACAAAAACCtgtacgaactttttggccatccCAATACATATCTCCTTTGTCCCCAGTGCCACTTCCAAACTATAATTTCTTCTCCATTCCCTAAAGACTCTAGCTCTTCTGAAGATCATGCCATTAGGCAGTACTTCTCTACAAACTTCCTGGTTTTTCCCTATTGTTCATTGCAGAACAATGGCTTTTGGCTTACTTACTTCTACATCCTGCATTGATCAGTGCTGCTGAATATTTGAGAGGAGCGCTCTGCGGATCTCTGGAGTTCTCTGTCTGTGTACTTCTCCTCTTTGGTGCTCTGTCCTATAAACTCTATCTGCCTCCGTCTACCCTAACTCCCAGCCCTGTCTCTTCAACTCTGAGCTTCCTCTGGGCCCCACCTTACTTCTCTACCCTGTAGTATAGCTGGAAACTCTCCCAAGGCAGTAAGCTTGGGTAGTCAGGCTGTCGTAAGGCTGACCTCAGTTGTTTCCTATCACTTAGAGATCACTGTCCTTTGTTGCCTGATATCTAGTGTCTTGAAAACCACTGTTTCATGCATtttgtctggctaatggttgctTAAGGCAGGAGGGTGAATTGGTCCTTGTTTCTTCATCTTGGCCAGAAATGGAATTCATTGGTTTCTCTTTAAATTAATGGCTAAAACTAGGCACTAAACTCTACTTAGCAATTCTGTTATGTTTCTCAAATACATCTACTATTCCATTCTCATATATCACCTGTTGTTAAGTTGTGGTGCAGGGACCTCTGGAGGTGGGGTTGGTTCCTGAGACTTTTCTAAGTGGTTCACAAAatcaaaacttttcaaaataataaatattaaggtattattttccctttttactcTCATCCTCTGGAAAAATCTTTCCAGAGACTAAATTAAGTATGATGATATCATTGCTCCAACGGATAATGGAATGTGTTTTCATTTACTCTGATgtgttaaaattttctgttttaatctaATGtagtaaatatcaatagatatgaCCAACGTATACAACAGCTGTTAATAATTTTGAAGAGTTCTGAGACCCAGAAGTTTGCGAATTACAGACTTAGATGATCATCTTGTACTACTGTAGGAGATGCATAAGTCCCATACTTCATGTTTCCAAAGTGAAGATGAAATTCCATTTCAATCCCTAAGAAGGAAAGCATGGGAGGAACATTTCTAGTCCTATCTGCCCCTCAGCACTcctcctcctcatttgttagttTTAGAGAAAAAGCAAGCGTACTTATCTAGTCccttctcagttttctcctccttTTAGAAGTAAGCTTGTCTAAAGGATGCACACATTTTGTGCTTCCCCATATGGAAGCAGGTGAGGCCTGTAGCTGAGTGAGTAAAACTGTCAACTGAAGGGACAAAGTGTTACTAAGCCCATATGCTACAGATCTAAAAAGGGACAGATTCCAATTAGCTTTATCAGTAATAAAGGTGATGTTTTGATCATCATCTCTCATTATTGTGTGGCTTTTCTTAATAGATTCTGAACTTAGGAAGACAAGACAGGGGTAATGCATATTGTACCTTATCTTCCCTTCTTAAACCTCCTACACCCTATGTTCTGTATTTCTTTTGAGCATTGAGAAAGTAGAAACCATGAGAGAGAACTCCCTCGTAGTTCCACTACCAGATCTATAAACTTAGTTGTACTTGACCTGTCTTTCCTGCTTTATCTCTTTTACAGTGGGAAAAAAGTGTTCTTACACAATTGTAAACAGTATTACTTGTGCTCTGGATGCCATTCCCCTACTCTCTTCAGCATTCTGTTCTTTATATTCTCTCTCTGCTCTTGCATTGCCAATCTCTGCCTGTCTACTGGATCGTTCATCTGTCATACAGATCTATGCTATTATTATATCCTGTctttatataggaaaaaaattcttgACCCCATATCATCCTTCAGCTACCACCTCATTTTTCTACTCCCATTTAGATCTAAACACCTTGTAGGAATTGTCCATACTTATTGTCTCTACTTCTTCACCTCTAATTCAATTTTTAACAAACTTACATCAGTCTTCTGTTTTCATATCTCCACTAAAGCTGCATTTGTTCAAGTTACCAAGGATGGcaattttggaaaatactgcTTATCTTACTTGGCCTCTCAGCAGATTAGATATGGCTGACTCTTCCCTCCTTGAAACGTTCCCTCTGATACCTTCCAAGACACAAGAGACCATACTCCCTATTATCCTCTCTTCCtctacctctttttttcttcctctgctcaaTTTCTAACTGTTGGAATGCCTCAGAGCTCTAATATGGGTCCTTTACTGTTTGCCATCTGTACTTTCCCCCTAGATGATCCAGACCAGATCATGGCTTTTATACCATCTATATGTTAGTGATGCTCAGTTTTATATCTAGAGCCCTGGCCTCTCCCTTAAGCAACAGGTCCATATATTATTGTAGTAATAGTGGTAATTATGATTGTTTCTACTCATTGGCTATtatgaatcatgctgctatgacTGTTCATGTGCAAGTCTGTGTGTGaacatatatgttttcatttctctcaggtaACTACCTGAGTGGAATTGCTTGGTTGTATGGTTGTatggggactagtgcctgtgttctggtggatgaggctggatcttgtctttctggtgggcaggtccacgtctggtggtgtgttttggcgtgtctgtggACTCATTATTATTtgaggcagcctctgtgctaatgggtggggttgtgttcctgtcttgctagttgtttggcatagaatgtccagcactgtagcttggtagtcattgagtgaagctgggtgctggtgttcagatggagatctctgggagatttttgccatttgatattatgtggagctgggaggtcccttgtggaccagtgtcctgaagttggctctcccacctcagaggcacagcactgactcctggctgcagcaccaagagcctttcatccacacagctcacaagaaaagggagaaaaattagaaagaaagaattagtagcagtacaaagaaaggagggagggagggagggagggaggaaggaaggaagaaaggaagaaaaaagaaagaagataaagtaaaatgaaataaaataagataaaatgtaataaagttattaaaataaaaaaaattattaagagaaaaaaaaacggacggatacaaccctaggacaaatggtggaagcaaagctatacagacaaaatctcacacagaagcatacacatacacactcacaaaaagaggaaaagtggaaaaaatcataaatcatgctctcaaagtccacctcctgaatttgggatgattggttgtctaaaggagggaaggaaggaaacaaagaatgaagataaagtaaaataaaataaagttattaaaataaaaagtaattattaagaataaaattaaaaaaaaaacggatagaaccctaggacaaatggtggaagcaaagctatacaggcaaaatctcacagagaagcatacacatacacactcacaaaaagaggtaaaggggaaaaaaatgataaatcttgctctcaaagtccacctcctcaatttggaatgattcgttttccattcatgtattccacagatgcagggtacatcaagttgattgtggagctttaatccgctgcttctgaggctgctgggagagatttccatttctcttctttgttctcacagctcccaggtgctcatgtttggatttggccccgcatctacatgtaggtcgccggaggacatctgttcttcgctcagacaggacggggttaaaggaggagctgattcgggggctctggctctctcaggccggggggagggaggggcaccgagggcagggcgagcctgtggcgccACAGGccgacgtgacgttgcaccagcctgaggcgcgccgtgcgttctcctgggaagttgtccctggatcccgggaacctggcagtggcgggctgcacaggctccccggaagaggggtgtggatagtgacctgtgcttacacacaggcttcttggtggcagcagcaacagccttagcgtctcatgcccgtctctgggttcTGCGCTTTCatctgcggctcgcgcccgtctctggagctcctttaagcagcgctcttaatccccgcaccaggaaacaaagagggaagaaaaagtctcttgcctcttcagcagctccagactttgcCCCAAACTCCCTCCAGGCCAGCCGTGGCATGCTAaatccctgcaggctgtgttcacgcagccaaacccagtcctctccctgcgctccaaccaaagcccgagcctcagctcccagccccacccaccccggccgGGGAGAAGAGaaacctctcgggctggttagtgccagtcggcaccgatcttctgtgcgggaatctctccactttgccccccgcacccctgttgctgtgctctcctccgtggctccgaaggtttccccctccgccacccacagtctctgccctcgaaggggcttcctagtgtgtggaaacctttcctccttcacagctccctcccactggtgcaggtcccgttcctatccttttgtctctgtttattcttttttcttgtgccctacccaggtacgtgggggggtttcttgccttttgggaggtctgaggtcttctgccagcgttcagtaggtgttctgtaggagttgttccacgtgtagatgtatttctggtgtatctgtggggaggaaggtgatctccccatCTTACCATTCCACCATATTCCCGGAAGCCCTTTGGcaacttttaaaagtgaaaaagacaacTGCGGTtgaacacaaaaggaaaaaatgggacttccctgttggcgcagtggttgagagtccgcctgctgatgcaggggacatgggttcgtgccccggtctgggtagatcccacatgccatggagtggctggtcctgtgaggcatggccactgagcctgcgcattcgatgcctgtgctccacaatgggagaggtcacaacagtgagaggcccacgtactgcaaaaaaaaaacaaaaaacaaaaaactctagaatggatgaatagcagaataactgaggcagaagaatggataagtgacctggaagataaagtagtggaaataactactacagagcagaataaacaatgaaaataacttaggacagtctcagacacctctgggacaacattaaattcactaacattcgaattataggggttcaagaagtagaagagaaaaagaaagggactgagaaagtatttgaagagattatagttgaaaacttccctaatgtgggaaaggaaatagttaatcaactctaggaagcacagagagtctcatacaggataaatccaaggagaaatacgccaagacacgtattaatcaaactgccaaaaattaaatataaagaaaaattattgaaagcagcaagggaaaagcaaaaataacatacaagggaatcccaataaggttaacagctgatctttcagcagaaactctgcaagccagaagggactggcaggacatatttaaagtgatgaaggagaaaaacctgcaaccaagattactctaccctgcaaggatctcattcaggtttgatggagaaatgaaaacatttacagacaagcaaaagctgagagagttcagcactaccaaaccagctttacaacaaatgctaaaggaacttctctaggcaagagaaggaaaagacctataatacccaacgcaaaacaattaagtaaatgggaataggaacatgcatatcgataactaccttaaatgtaaatggattaaatcctccaaccaaaagacacagactggatgaatggatacaaaaataagacccatatatatgctgtctacaagagacccgcttcagacctagagactcacacatactgaaagtgaacggatgaaaaaagatattccatgcaaatggaaatccaaaaaaagctggagtagcaattgtcatatcagacaaaatagactttaaaataaagactattagaagagacaaagaaggacactacataatgatcaagggatcgatccaagaagaagatataacaattgtaaatatttatgcacccaacataggagcacctcaatacataaggcaaatactaacagccataaaaggggaaatcgacagtaacacattgatagtaggggacttcaacaccccagtttcactaatggacagatcatccaaaatgaaaataaataaggaaacacaagctttaaatgatacattaaacaagatggactgaattgatatttataggacattccatccaaaacaacagaatacacatttttctcaagtgctcatggaacattctccaggatagatcatatcttgggtcacaaatcaagcctaggtaaatttaaggaaattgaaattgtgtcaagtatcttttccgaccacaacgctatgagaatagatatcaattacaggaaaagatctgtaaaaaatacaagcacatggaggctaaacaatacactaattaataacgaagtgatcaatgaagaaatcaaagaggaaatcaaaaaatactggaaacaaatgacaatggagacactgtgatctaaaacctatgggatgcagcaaaggcagttttaagagggagagggaagtttatagcaatacaatcctaccttaagaaacaggaaacatctcgaataaacaacctaaccttgcacctaatgcaattagagaaagaaggacaaaaaataccccaaagttagcagaaggacagaaatcataaaaatcagatcagaaataaatgataaagaaatgaaggaaatgagagcaaagatcaataaaactaaaagctggtcctttgagacgatagacaaaattgataaaccattagccagactcatcaagaaaaaaagggagaagactcaatagaattagaaatgaaaaaggagaagtaacaactgacactgcagcaatacaaaagatcatgagagattactacaagcaactctatgccaataaaatggacaacctggaagacatggacaaattcttagaaatgcacaacctgccaagagtgaatcaggaagaaatagaaaatatgaatagaccaatcacaagcactgaaattgaaactgtgattaacaatcttccaacaaaccaaagcccaggaccagatggcttcacaggcgaattctatcaaacatttagagaagagctaacacctatccttctcaaactcttccaaaatatagcagagggaggagcactcccaaattcattctacgaggccaccatcaccttgattccaataccagacaaggatgtcacaaagaaagaaaactacaggccaatatcactgatgatcatagatgcacaaatcctcaacaaaatactagcaaacacaatccgacagcacattcaaaggatcatacaccatgatcaagtggggtttattccaggaatgcaaggattcttcaatatacacaaatctatcaatgtgattaaccataataacaaattgaaggagataaaccatatgatcatttcaatacatgcagagaaagcttttgacaaaattcaacacacatttatgataaaaaccctgcagaaagtaggcatagagggaactttcctcaacataataaaggccatatatgacaaacccacagccaacatcatcctcaatggtgaaaaattgaaaccgtttccactaagatcaggaacaagacaaggttgcgcactgtcaccactcttactcaatatagttttggaagttttagccacagcaatcagagaagaaaaggaaataaaaggaatccaaatcggaaaaaaagaagtaaagctgtcactgtttgcagaggacatgatactatacatagagaatcctaaagatgctaccagaaaactactagaactaatcaatgaatttggtaaagttgcaggatacaaaattaatgcacagaaatctcttgcatacctatacactaatgatgaaaaatctgaaagtgaaatcaagaaaacactcccatttaccattgcaacaaaaagaataaaatatctaggaataaacctacctaaggagacaaaagacctgtatgcagaaaattataagacactgatgaaagaaattagagatgatacaaatagatggagagatataccatgttcttggattggaaaaatcaacattgtgaaaatgattctactacccaaagcaatctactgattcaatgcaatccctatcaaactaccactggcatttttcacagaactagaacaaaacatttcacaatttgtatggaaacacaaaagaccccgaatacccaaagcaatcttgagaatgaaacacggagctggaggaatcaggctccttgacttcagactatactacacagctacagtaatcaagacagtatggtactggcacaaaaacagaaagatagatgaatggaacaggatagaaagcccagagataaacccacgcacatatggtcaccttatctttgataaaggaggcaggaatgtacagtggagaaaggacagcctcttcagtaagtggtgctgggaaaactggacaggtacatgtaaaagtatgagattagatcactccctaacaccttacacaaaaataagcttaaaatggattaaagacctacgtGTAAGcccagaaactatgaaactcttagaggaaaacataggcagaacactctatgacataaatcacaacaagatcctttttgacccacctcctagagaaatggaaataaaaacaaaaataaacaaatgggacctaatgaaacttcaaagcttttgcacaacaaaggaaaccataaacaagaccaaaagacaaccctcagaatgggagaaaatatttgcaaatgaagcaactgacaaaggattaatttccaaaatttacaagcagctcatgcagctcaataacaaaaaaagaaaacaagccaatccaaaaatgggcagaagacctaaatagacatttctccaaagaaaatatacagactgccaacaaacacatgaaaggatgctcaacatcattaatcattagagaaatgcaaatcaaaactacaatgagatattatctcacaccagtcagaatggccatcatcaaaaatgtagaaacaataaatgctggagagggtgtggagaaaagggaacactcttgcactgctggtgggaatgtgaattggttcagccactatggagaacagtatggaggttccttaaaaaactacaaatagaactactgtacgacccagcaatcccactactgggcatataccctgagaaaaccataatttaaaaagagtcatgtaccaaaatgttcattgcagctctatttacaatagcccggagatggaaacaacctaagtgcccatcgttggatgaatggataaagaagatgtggcacatatatacaatggaatattactcagccataaaaagaaacgaaactgagctatttgtaatgaagtggatagacctagagtctgtcatacagagtgaagtaagtcagaaagaaaaagacaaataccgtatgctaacacatatatatggaatttaagggaaaaaaatgtcatgaagaacctaggggtaaggcaggaataaagacgcagacctcctagagaacggacttgaggttatggggagggggaagggtgagctgtgacagggcaagagagagtcatgggcatataccactaacaaacgtagtaaggtagctagtgggaagcagccgcatggcacagggatattgactcggtgctttgtgacagcctggaggggtgggatagggagggtgggagggagggagacgcaagagggaagacatatgggaacatatgtttatgta
This sequence is a window from Orcinus orca chromosome 17, mOrcOrc1.1, whole genome shotgun sequence. Protein-coding genes within it:
- the LOC117199120 gene encoding receptor-interacting serine/threonine-protein kinase 2-like isoform X7; amino-acid sequence: MNEEAICSVLPTISYHKLADLRYLSRGASGTVSSARHADWRVRVAVKHLHIHTPLLDSERNDVLREAEILHKARFSYILPILGICNEPEFWGIVTEYMPNGSLNELLHRIADLGLSKWRMMSLSQSRSSKSAPEGGTIIYMPPENYEPGQKSRATIKHDIYSYAVITWEVLSRKQPFEEVTNPLQIMYSVSQGHRPDTNEESLPFDIPHRALMISLIESGWAQNPDKRPSFLS